The Buchnera aphidicola (Chaetosiphella stipae setosa) genome has a window encoding:
- the ruvX gene encoding Holliday junction resolvase RuvX yields MILLAFDFGTKNIGIAIGEYLTKTSRTLTCIPANKNTYWIEIQKLILEWKPIKIIIGLPLNIRGKKQKTTIKVKKFAVQLLKKFNIPIYLHDERFTTKEAKSILFNKYGQKKFNSHTINSTSALIILRSWLYENMHINLKKNVKNNKKY; encoded by the coding sequence ATGATACTTTTAGCATTTGATTTTGGAACAAAAAATATTGGAATAGCAATTGGAGAATATTTAACTAAAACTTCCCGTACATTAACTTGTATACCAGCAAATAAGAACACCTATTGGATTGAAATACAGAAGTTAATCTTAGAATGGAAACCGATAAAAATTATTATTGGATTACCTTTAAACATTCGAGGAAAAAAACAAAAAACTACTATTAAAGTAAAAAAATTTGCTGTACAATTATTAAAAAAATTTAATATTCCAATATATTTACATGATGAAAGATTTACAACAAAAGAAGCAAAATCTATTTTATTTAATAAATATGGACAAAAAAAATTTAATTCTCACACAATAAACTCTACTTCAGCTTTAATTATTTTAAGAAGTTGGTTATACGAAAATATGCATATAAATTTAAAAAAAAATGTCAAAAATAATAAAAAATATTAA
- a CDS encoding A/G-specific adenine glycosylase yields the protein MMNYIFNFSRTMINWFHFHGRKNLPWQKKPNVYKTWISEIMLQQTQVQVVIPYFKKFIKKFPNIKILSKNSLDAILFIWSGLGFYNRAKNIYLTSQIIKKKYQNKIPLNYPDLIKLPGIGKSTAGAILSLTFNYHFPILDGNIKRILTRFYKIKENNYQLEKKLWKKINKLLPIHHSKKFNQSMMDLGKLICKKKPICNKCPLRKKCLYLTSVKTQKKKINKNNKNNKIKKCFFLLIKYKNFIYLQKQKNNIWKNLYYFPLFFQKKKLINFIKEKYTYEKKNKIRQFVHHFNSYSFLIQTKIIHIKKKENKRKGEIWFNLLHPQKIGIPSPVIKILKKIKI from the coding sequence ATTATGAACTATATTTTTAATTTTTCAAGAACTATGATAAATTGGTTTCATTTTCATGGAAGAAAAAATCTCCCTTGGCAAAAAAAACCAAATGTATATAAAACTTGGATTTCTGAAATTATGCTACAACAAACACAAGTACAAGTAGTAATTCCATATTTTAAAAAATTTATAAAAAAATTTCCAAATATAAAAATTTTATCTAAAAATTCTTTAGACGCAATTCTTTTTATATGGAGTGGTCTTGGATTTTATAATAGAGCAAAGAATATTTATTTAACATCTCAAATTATTAAAAAAAAATATCAGAATAAAATTCCATTAAATTATCCAGATTTAATCAAATTACCTGGAATAGGAAAATCTACTGCAGGAGCGATTTTATCATTAACATTTAATTATCATTTTCCTATACTTGATGGAAATATAAAAAGAATATTAACAAGATTTTATAAAATTAAAGAAAATAATTATCAATTGGAGAAAAAATTATGGAAAAAAATTAATAAATTATTACCCATACATCATTCTAAAAAATTCAATCAATCTATGATGGATTTAGGAAAACTAATTTGTAAAAAAAAACCTATATGTAACAAATGCCCACTAAGGAAAAAATGTCTATATCTTACAAGTGTCAAAACGCAAAAAAAAAAAATAAATAAAAATAATAAAAATAATAAAATTAAAAAATGCTTTTTCTTATTAATAAAATATAAAAATTTTATTTACTTACAAAAACAAAAAAATAATATTTGGAAAAATTTATATTATTTTCCTTTATTTTTTCAAAAAAAAAAATTAATAAATTTTATAAAAGAAAAATACACTTATGAAAAAAAAAATAAGATCAGACAATTTGTTCATCATTTTAATAGTTATTCTTTTTTAATTCAAACAAAAATAATTCATATAAAAAAAAAAGAAAATAAAAGAAAAGGAGAAATTTGGTTTAACTTATTACATCCACAAAAAATCGGAATTCCTTCTCCTGTAATAAAAATACTAAAAAAAATAAAAATATAA
- a CDS encoding alpha/beta fold hydrolase yields MKNKFTIILIHGLGFNKKIWFYLKKKLKKNFNIKILNLHTPKKKYHFYLELQKFIQKKILYIPKNSILIGWSLGGLLASILTLKIQEKIKLLITISSSPCFIKKKSWTGLKIKKINKLKKELIYNYPITIKNFLNLQKNLSKKNEKKIKILYKKIINYKQPNTQSLNFNTKILKKIDTRKLIKKINIPIFRIYGKFDIIVKKNIKNSVDHILKNKNSIILDKSNHAPFISNFNLFYKILIKKIKKYISLK; encoded by the coding sequence ATGAAAAATAAATTTACTATAATATTAATACATGGATTAGGATTTAATAAAAAAATATGGTTTTATTTAAAAAAAAAATTAAAAAAAAATTTTAATATAAAAATATTAAATTTACATACACCAAAAAAAAAATATCATTTCTATTTAGAACTTCAAAAATTTATTCAAAAAAAAATTTTATATATACCTAAAAATTCTATCTTAATAGGATGGTCTTTAGGTGGTTTACTAGCTTCTATATTAACTCTAAAAATTCAAGAAAAGATAAAATTACTTATTACAATTTCTTCTTCTCCATGTTTTATAAAAAAAAAATCATGGACAGGATTAAAAATAAAAAAAATTAATAAATTAAAAAAAGAATTAATTTATAATTATCCTATTACTATTAAAAATTTTCTTAACTTACAAAAAAATTTATCTAAAAAAAATGAAAAAAAAATAAAAATTTTATATAAAAAAATTATAAATTATAAACAACCAAATACTCAATCTCTTAATTTCAACACAAAAATTTTAAAAAAAATAGATACAAGAAAATTAATTAAAAAAATAAATATTCCAATATTTAGAATATATGGAAAATTTGATATTATAGTTAAAAAAAATATTAAAAATTCTGTAGATCATATTTTAAAAAATAAGAACTCTATTATTTTAGATAAATCAAATCATGCTCCTTTTATATCTAACTTCAATTTATTTTATAAAATTCTGATAAAAAAAATTAAAAAATATATTTCATTAAAATAA
- the trmB gene encoding tRNA (guanosine(46)-N7)-methyltransferase TrmB → MNISLKKKSFDIKTFKLRSRKLSLKKKKIIDSLWPLIGINITDKHFKIQKIFNKNIPVILDIGFGFGESLVNYAKLYKNIYILGIEIYIPGICYCLKEIYKNNLNNVRIIYLDFIYFLKNYLKNFFFHIINIFFPDPWPKRKHYKRRMIQKNIINCLLKQLSIKGIIHIVTDCFSYAINIIKVLNLTCGLKCLSKDFRSYYVKKNNCYTRYKKYACIKKNKIYEIIYQKIF, encoded by the coding sequence ATGAATATCTCTTTAAAAAAAAAATCTTTTGATATTAAGACTTTTAAATTAAGATCAAGAAAATTAAGTTTAAAAAAAAAAAAAATTATAGACTCTCTTTGGCCTTTAATTGGAATAAATATTACAGATAAACATTTTAAAATACAGAAAATATTTAATAAAAATATTCCAGTAATTTTAGATATTGGTTTTGGTTTCGGAGAATCTTTAGTAAATTATGCAAAGTTATATAAAAATATTTATATTTTAGGAATTGAAATATATATTCCAGGAATATGTTATTGTTTAAAGGAAATTTATAAAAATAATTTAAATAACGTAAGAATTATTTATTTAGATTTTATTTATTTTTTAAAAAATTATTTAAAAAATTTTTTTTTTCATATAATTAATATATTTTTTCCAGATCCTTGGCCTAAAAGGAAACATTATAAAAGAAGAATGATACAAAAAAATATTATTAATTGCTTATTAAAACAATTAAGTATAAAAGGAATCATTCATATTGTTACTGATTGTTTTTCTTATGCTATAAATATTATTAAAGTTCTTAATTTAACTTGTGGTTTAAAATGTTTATCGAAAGATTTTAGATCTTATTATGTAAAAAAAAATAATTGTTATACACGTTATAAAAAATATGCTTGTATAAAAAAAAATAAAATTTATGAAATAATTTATCAAAAAATTTTTTAA
- a CDS encoding oxidative damage protection protein encodes MKKKIYCHFFQKKMTALNHKIYPGKLGEKIHNNISKKAWNLWNKKQIIFINEKKLNMSKTKHQKILEKKMINFLFKKKKSCKEDIEKY; translated from the coding sequence ATGAAAAAAAAAATATATTGTCATTTTTTTCAAAAAAAAATGACAGCATTAAATCATAAAATTTATCCAGGAAAGTTAGGAGAAAAAATACATAATAATATTTCAAAAAAAGCCTGGAATTTATGGAATAAAAAACAAATAATTTTTATTAATGAAAAAAAATTAAATATGTCAAAAACAAAACATCAAAAAATTTTAGAAAAAAAAATGATAAATTTTCTTTTTAAAAAAAAAAAATCCTGTAAAGAAGACATCGAAAAATATTAA
- the sbcB gene encoding exodeoxyribonuclease I, whose translation MNYFLKYSFLFYDYETFGTHPVKDKPAQFACLRTDIDFNIISDPILLYCRPSIDYLPNPESILITSITPQYTVLHGSNESNFAKKIYEIFIQSNTCILGFNNIFFDDEITRNIFYRNFFDPYAWSWKNNNTRWDVINVTRAFYALRPSGIFWPFNKSKKCVSFKLQDLSKINNLLHHRAHDALSDVYATIEFLKLLRKKNFNFFRFLFFMRKKKNLLRLIKKNFLQPLIYISPYYGSKNSNFCRVLPLTFTVKNKNLLIVFDLDRKYSNDFFLKNKRKITKNIKNLFSFGMRLINLTRSPILIPVKILRNQDILRLKLNQDQFFRNFDVLKRFFNLDKIKEIAKINLTYESFDHSDDKLYENFFDFSDCIKMKKIRENIDCKNINHNIFMNDTRFEDLNFFFKARNFPNFLTSEEKFRWENYLKNFFNRERIFCYLKNIFSLKKKYFYDRKSQNLLNQTLLYLKYLKKKFT comes from the coding sequence ATGAATTATTTTTTAAAATATAGTTTTTTATTTTATGATTATGAAACATTCGGAACACATCCTGTTAAAGATAAACCTGCGCAATTTGCTTGTTTAAGGACGGATATTGATTTTAATATTATCTCTGATCCAATTTTATTATATTGTCGCCCTTCTATAGATTATTTGCCAAATCCAGAGTCAATATTAATTACTTCTATTACTCCTCAATATACTGTTTTACATGGATCTAATGAATCAAATTTTGCAAAAAAAATTTATGAAATTTTTATTCAGTCTAATACATGTATTTTAGGATTTAATAATATTTTTTTTGATGATGAGATTACAAGAAATATTTTTTATAGGAATTTTTTTGATCCATATGCATGGAGTTGGAAAAATAATAATACTAGATGGGATGTTATTAATGTTACAAGAGCTTTTTATGCATTACGTCCTTCTGGAATTTTTTGGCCATTTAATAAATCTAAAAAATGTGTTTCTTTTAAATTACAAGATTTATCTAAAATAAATAATCTTCTTCATCATCGAGCTCATGATGCTTTATCTGATGTTTATGCAACTATAGAATTTTTAAAATTATTAAGAAAAAAAAATTTCAATTTTTTTCGTTTTTTATTTTTTATGAGAAAAAAAAAAAATTTATTACGTTTGATTAAAAAAAATTTTTTGCAACCATTAATTTATATTTCTCCTTATTATGGATCAAAAAATAGTAATTTTTGCCGTGTATTACCTTTAACTTTCACTGTAAAAAATAAGAATCTTTTGATTGTATTTGATTTAGATCGCAAATATTCTAATGATTTTTTTTTAAAAAATAAAAGAAAAATAACTAAGAATATAAAAAATTTATTTTCTTTTGGTATGAGATTAATTAATTTAACTCGTTCTCCGATTTTAATTCCTGTTAAAATCTTGAGGAATCAAGATATATTAAGGTTAAAATTAAATCAAGATCAATTTTTTAGAAATTTTGATGTATTAAAACGATTTTTTAATTTAGATAAAATTAAAGAGATTGCAAAAATAAATTTGACATATGAATCTTTTGATCATAGCGATGATAAATTGTATGAAAATTTTTTTGATTTTTCTGATTGCATAAAAATGAAAAAAATTAGAGAAAATATTGATTGTAAAAATATTAATCATAATATTTTTATGAATGACACACGTTTTGAAGATTTAAATTTTTTTTTTAAAGCACGTAATTTTCCTAATTTTTTAACTTCAGAAGAGAAATTTCGTTGGGAAAATTATTTAAAAAATTTTTTTAATAGAGAGAGAATATTCTGTTATTTAAAAAATATTTTTTCTTTAAAGAAAAAATATTTTTATGATAGAAAAAGTCAAAATTTATTAAATCAGACATTATTATATTTAAAATATTTAAAAAAAAAATTTACATAA
- a CDS encoding NifU family protein — protein sequence MIKISENAQKYISNLLSRKKNTHIKIFIKNLGTKNASCHMEYIEINNLSSLYKEIKFNDFNIYVSKQDFPYLQNSEIKLIKNNLNFELILSSPDLKKSLNNKFNSLQEEINFFIELNINPFLFSHGGKVELIKINNKNQAMIEFQGGCNGCSMVNTTLKEMVEKRLLNNFPKLTQVIDITNHKHDNNSYY from the coding sequence ATGATTAAAATATCAGAAAACGCACAAAAGTATATTTCTAATTTACTTTCAAGAAAAAAAAATACACATATTAAAATTTTTATTAAAAATTTAGGTACAAAAAATGCTTCTTGTCATATGGAATATATTGAAATAAATAATCTATCTTCTTTATATAAAGAAATTAAATTTAATGATTTTAATATATATGTTTCTAAACAAGATTTTCCATATTTACAAAATTCAGAAATAAAATTGATTAAGAATAATTTAAATTTTGAATTAATATTAAGCTCTCCTGATTTAAAAAAATCTTTAAATAATAAATTTAATTCTTTACAAGAAGAAATTAATTTTTTTATTGAATTAAATATTAATCCTTTTCTTTTTTCGCATGGAGGAAAAGTAGAATTAATAAAAATTAATAATAAAAATCAAGCAATGATTGAATTTCAAGGCGGTTGTAATGGATGTTCAATGGTAAATACGACGTTAAAGGAAATGGTAGAAAAACGTCTTTTAAATAATTTTCCTAAATTAACTCAAGTAATTGATATTACAAATCATAAACATGATAATAATTCATATTATTAA
- the ssb gene encoding single-stranded DNA-binding protein, which produces MANRGVNKVILIGYLGQNPDIRYMSNGSAVVNINLATSENWKDKNTGENREKTEWHKVVLFGKLAEIAGEYLKKGSQVYIEGSLQTRKWKDKNNLERYTTEIIVNMNGSMQMLGSRQNNLDNQKNDFKQSFKENVINKKNSINDEKKILLHDDSNIDFEDEIPF; this is translated from the coding sequence ATGGCTAATAGAGGTGTTAATAAAGTAATTTTAATAGGATATTTAGGACAAAATCCAGATATTCGTTATATGTCAAATGGTTCAGCTGTAGTAAATATAAATTTAGCTACTTCAGAAAATTGGAAAGATAAAAATACTGGAGAAAATAGAGAGAAAACTGAATGGCATAAAGTAGTTTTATTTGGAAAATTAGCTGAAATTGCTGGTGAATATTTAAAAAAAGGTTCTCAGGTGTATATTGAAGGTTCTTTACAGACAAGAAAATGGAAAGATAAAAATAATTTAGAAAGATATACTACAGAAATTATTGTGAATATGAATGGTTCTATGCAAATGTTAGGTTCTCGTCAAAATAATTTAGATAATCAAAAAAATGATTTTAAGCAATCTTTTAAAGAGAATGTTATAAATAAAAAAAATTCTATTAACGATGAAAAAAAAATTTTATTACATGATGATTCAAATATAGATTTTGAGGATGAAATTCCGTTTTAA
- a CDS encoding YggS family pyridoxal phosphate-dependent enzyme, whose protein sequence is MSKIIKNIKKIKKEILYLSQKYKKKFPKIKLLIVTKKQKIKTLKTLIKNKYLSFGENYLQESLKKIKKLKKKKIKWHFIGKIQSNKTKIIARKFSWCHTIDRKKIAFLLNKYRTNKIPPLKVLIQINISNEKTKNGTSIKSLFKLAKYIKNLKNLKLKGIMALPNIRRSFLKKDEYQEIKNSFKKMKKKYKNIDTLSLGTSQDFKKSILSGSTLIRIGKKIFSE, encoded by the coding sequence ATGTCAAAAATAATAAAAAATATTAAAAAAATAAAAAAAGAAATTTTATATTTATCTCAAAAATATAAAAAAAAATTTCCAAAAATAAAATTGTTAATTGTTACAAAAAAACAAAAAATTAAAACTCTTAAAACACTTATAAAAAATAAATATTTATCTTTTGGAGAAAATTATTTACAAGAAAGTTTAAAAAAAATAAAAAAATTAAAAAAAAAAAAAATAAAATGGCATTTTATTGGAAAAATTCAAAGTAATAAAACAAAGATTATAGCTAGAAAATTTTCCTGGTGTCATACAATAGATAGAAAAAAAATTGCATTCTTATTAAATAAATATCGTACAAATAAAATTCCTCCATTAAAAGTTTTAATACAAATTAATATAAGTAATGAAAAAACAAAAAATGGAACTTCAATCAAATCTCTTTTTAAATTAGCGAAATATATAAAAAATCTGAAAAATCTCAAATTAAAAGGTATTATGGCTCTTCCAAATATACGAAGATCTTTTTTAAAAAAAGATGAATATCAAGAAATAAAAAATTCTTTTAAAAAAATGAAAAAAAAATATAAAAATATAGATACATTATCTCTCGGAACAAGTCAAGACTTTAAAAAATCTATTTTATCTGGAAGTACATTAATTCGAATCGGAAAAAAAATTTTTTCTGAATAA
- a CDS encoding YqgE/AlgH family protein: MNIINFKNHLLISMPQLNHSFFYQTIIYIYQDTEKEIKGVIINKKINNLTIQEFFQQLKIKSIKKNIFKKINNPIIFGGPIEKNKGLILHSFKKNFLADIYVSKKISITSSKDILENLNEKKKFKKLLIILGHCSWNRKQLKKEILNNNWLLITANKDILFNTSLEEKWGKCIRILGIKNFYALTIEYGKI; the protein is encoded by the coding sequence ATGAATATTATAAATTTTAAAAATCATCTTTTGATTTCTATGCCTCAACTGAATCATTCGTTTTTTTATCAAACTATAATATATATATATCAAGATACTGAAAAAGAAATTAAAGGAGTGATAATAAACAAAAAAATAAATAATTTAACAATACAGGAATTTTTTCAACAACTTAAAATTAAATCTATCAAAAAAAATATATTTAAGAAAATAAATAATCCAATTATTTTTGGCGGTCCTATAGAAAAAAATAAAGGATTAATACTACATTCTTTTAAAAAAAATTTTCTCGCAGATATATATGTTTCAAAAAAAATTTCAATCACATCATCAAAAGATATTCTAGAAAATTTAAACGAAAAAAAAAAATTTAAAAAATTATTAATTATTTTAGGACATTGCTCATGGAATAGGAAACAATTAAAAAAAGAAATATTAAACAACAATTGGCTTTTAATAACAGCAAATAAAGATATATTATTTAATACTTCTTTAGAAGAAAAATGGGGAAAATGTATAAGAATATTAGGAATTAAAAATTTTTATGCACTAACAATAGAATATGGAAAAATATAA
- a CDS encoding DUF496 family protein, with translation MKNSKESFQDVLNVVHLIRKKNKLKREIEELGKRIRDNQKKITLIENLNEYIQPEMKYKDFKKIILNMKIDYEDRIDDYVVQCAEISKKKKKISNELKDISV, from the coding sequence ATGAAAAACTCCAAAGAATCCTTTCAAGACGTTTTAAATGTAGTACATCTTATAAGAAAAAAAAATAAATTAAAAAGAGAAATAGAAGAACTAGGAAAAAGAATAAGAGATAATCAAAAAAAAATAACATTAATTGAAAATCTCAATGAATATATTCAACCAGAAATGAAGTATAAAGATTTTAAAAAAATTATTCTAAATATGAAAATAGATTACGAAGATAGAATAGATGACTATGTTGTTCAATGCGCAGAAATTTCAAAAAAAAAAAAGAAAATATCAAATGAATTAAAAGATATAAGCGTTTAA
- the pyrE gene encoding orotate phosphoribosyltransferase — translation MKKWKKKFIKFMLKKKILTFGNYILKSNRKSPYFFNMSLFSSGKDLYTLGKFYARALINLNLNFDILFGVAYKGIPILISTVIALKKKYNINVRYAFNRKEIKKYGEKGQIVGNKIYGKIIIIDDIITAGTAIENTIKILQKNKKIQISNILLALDRKEFGKKKSFAKNEIEKKYSCKISSIININDIITYLKKKKIMKKELKILTKHKKKYIT, via the coding sequence ATGAAAAAATGGAAAAAAAAATTTATTAAATTTATGTTAAAAAAAAAAATATTAACTTTTGGGAATTATATATTAAAATCTAATAGAAAAAGTCCTTATTTTTTTAATATGTCTTTATTTTCTAGTGGAAAAGATTTATATACTCTAGGAAAGTTTTATGCTCGAGCATTAATAAATTTAAATTTAAATTTTGATATACTCTTTGGAGTCGCTTATAAAGGTATACCAATTTTAATATCTACAGTCATAGCTTTAAAAAAAAAATATAACATAAATGTTCGATATGCTTTTAATAGAAAAGAAATCAAAAAATATGGAGAAAAAGGACAAATAGTTGGTAATAAAATATATGGAAAAATTATAATTATTGACGACATTATTACTGCAGGAACAGCAATAGAAAACACAATAAAAATATTACAAAAAAACAAAAAAATTCAAATATCAAATATATTACTTGCATTAGATAGAAAAGAATTTGGAAAGAAAAAATCTTTTGCTAAAAACGAAATTGAAAAAAAATATTCATGTAAAATTTCTTCAATAATTAATATTAACGATATTATTACATACTTAAAAAAAAAAAAAATTATGAAAAAAGAATTAAAAATTTTAACAAAACACAAAAAAAAATATATTACTTAA
- the hemW gene encoding radical SAM family heme chaperone HemW gives MTIPLSLYIHIPWCLSKCPYCDFYSKSIKKKIPEKKYIKNLLLDLKNDIKLIRSRKIISIFIGGGTPNLIHPNYIKYLIQEIKKTIQFAKNIEITLEANPKSVNENVFLKYTEAGINRLSLGIQSFHENLLKNIHRKYSFQELIHTIKYIKRNKFKNINFDLMYGLPQQKIKESLQDLSYAIKYQPTHISWYQLSIEKNTSFGRKKTILPHEKKILLMCKKGQKILKKKKFIQYEISSYAKKKNQCKHNLNYWNFGDYLGIGCGAHSKITLKNKKILRITKNKNIQKFLHGEYIQQQNIVKKKNIPFEFFLNKFRLNSPCLKKKFIKHTGLKIKYIEKNIQKAIQKKYIIETNNSWKTTKKGKTFLNNLLQIFIL, from the coding sequence ATGACAATTCCATTAAGTTTATATATTCATATTCCTTGGTGTTTGAGCAAATGTCCGTATTGTGATTTTTATTCAAAATCAATAAAAAAAAAAATACCTGAAAAAAAATATATTAAAAATCTTTTATTAGATTTAAAAAATGACATAAAATTAATTCGTTCGAGAAAAATAATTTCTATTTTTATCGGAGGAGGTACTCCAAATCTGATACATCCAAATTATATAAAATATCTTATACAAGAAATAAAAAAAACAATTCAATTTGCTAAAAATATAGAAATTACTTTAGAAGCAAATCCAAAATCAGTAAATGAAAATGTTTTCTTAAAATATACAGAAGCAGGAATTAATAGATTATCTCTTGGTATTCAAAGTTTTCATGAAAATCTTTTAAAAAATATCCATAGAAAATATTCTTTTCAAGAATTAATTCATACAATTAAATATATAAAAAGAAATAAATTTAAAAATATAAATTTTGATTTAATGTATGGTCTTCCTCAACAAAAAATAAAAGAATCATTACAAGATCTTTCATATGCTATAAAATATCAACCAACACATATATCATGGTACCAACTATCTATTGAAAAAAATACAAGTTTTGGCCGAAAAAAAACTATTTTACCTCATGAAAAAAAAATTCTTTTAATGTGTAAAAAAGGACAAAAAATTTTAAAAAAAAAAAAATTTATACAATATGAAATTTCATCTTATGCAAAAAAAAAAAATCAATGTAAACATAATCTAAATTATTGGAATTTTGGAGATTATCTAGGAATTGGATGTGGAGCACATAGTAAAATTACTTTAAAAAATAAAAAAATTCTTAGAATAACAAAAAATAAAAATATACAAAAATTTCTTCATGGAGAATATATACAACAACAAAATATAGTTAAAAAAAAAAACATTCCATTTGAATTTTTCTTAAATAAATTCCGTTTAAATTCTCCATGTTTAAAAAAAAAATTTATAAAACATACTGGTTTAAAAATAAAATACATCGAAAAAAATATTCAAAAAGCAATACAAAAAAAATATATCATAGAAACAAATAATTCTTGGAAAACTACTAAAAAAGGAAAAACATTTTTAAATAATTTATTACAAATATTTATCCTATAA
- the dnaB gene encoding replicative DNA helicase, whose product MSIKNRKYHKNIVNQKTPPHSIEAEKSVLGGLMLKNKKWDKIFETIKKKDFYILSHQIVFEEMEFLINSRKPIDLITLSESLEKKKKLKKIGDFSYLTELSKNTFSTSNISAYAKIIKENSILRELISTGNKIKKIGYNSKGKKSTEILNYLESRIFSITNKKKKNKLKNIEEILNKTVSNLEKLLKEPHKKITGIDTGYHDINEKTFGLQPSELIIIASRPSMGKTTFAMNLCENISMLYKKPILIFSLEMPSEQIMIKMLSSLSRVKQKNIRTGKISDKEWSRISSTINILLKKKNIYIDDSSSLTPNEIRSRSRKIYKKHQGISLIMIDYLQLMNVPNLTENRTLEVTEISRNLKALAKELKVPIIALSQLNRSLEQRSDKRPINSDLRESGSIEQDADVIMFIYRDEIYNQETNLKGIAEIIIGKQRNGPIGTIRLTFNGECSRFDNYAENIYENK is encoded by the coding sequence ATGTCTATAAAAAATAGAAAATACCATAAAAATATAGTTAATCAAAAAACTCCACCTCACTCAATTGAAGCAGAAAAATCAGTTTTAGGTGGATTAATGTTAAAAAATAAAAAATGGGACAAAATATTTGAAACGATAAAAAAAAAAGATTTTTATATTCTCTCTCATCAAATAGTCTTTGAAGAAATGGAATTCTTGATCAATTCTAGAAAACCCATAGATTTAATTACACTTTCAGAATCTCTTGAAAAAAAAAAAAAACTAAAAAAAATTGGAGATTTTTCTTATTTAACTGAACTCTCAAAAAACACTTTTAGTACATCAAATATTTCTGCTTATGCAAAGATAATAAAAGAAAATTCCATTCTTCGCGAATTAATTTCTACTGGAAATAAAATTAAAAAAATCGGATATAACTCAAAAGGAAAAAAAAGTACAGAAATCTTAAATTATTTAGAATCACGTATCTTTTCCATAACAAATAAAAAAAAAAAGAATAAATTAAAAAATATAGAAGAAATCCTCAATAAAACAGTTTCAAATCTCGAAAAACTCCTTAAAGAACCACATAAAAAAATTACTGGTATTGATACAGGATATCATGACATTAATGAAAAAACATTTGGGCTACAACCATCTGAATTAATTATTATTGCATCTAGACCATCTATGGGAAAAACAACTTTTGCAATGAATCTATGTGAAAATATTTCTATGTTGTATAAAAAACCAATACTAATTTTCAGTTTAGAAATGCCTAGTGAACAAATTATGATAAAAATGTTATCTTCTTTATCAAGAGTAAAACAAAAAAATATTCGAACAGGTAAAATAAGTGATAAAGAATGGTCTAGAATTTCTAGCACAATAAACATACTGCTAAAAAAAAAAAATATATATATAGATGATTCTTCTAGCTTAACACCTAATGAAATTCGATCAAGATCAAGAAAAATATATAAAAAACATCAAGGAATTAGTTTAATAATGATAGATTATTTACAATTAATGAACGTTCCAAATTTAACAGAAAATAGAACATTAGAAGTAACAGAAATTTCTAGAAACTTAAAAGCTCTAGCAAAAGAACTAAAAGTTCCAATTATCGCTTTATCTCAATTAAATAGATCATTAGAACAAAGATCAGATAAAAGACCTATCAACTCAGATTTAAGAGAATCTGGATCTATTGAACAAGATGCAGATGTCATTATGTTTATATATAGAGATGAAATTTATAATCAAGAAACTAATTTAAAAGGAATTGCAGAAATAATTATTGGAAAACAAAGAAATGGACCGATAGGAACAATCCGCTTAACTTTTAATGGAGAATGTTCAAGATTTGATAACTATGCTGAAAATATATATGAGAATAAATAA